A genomic segment from Nicotiana sylvestris chromosome 1, ASM39365v2, whole genome shotgun sequence encodes:
- the LOC104248824 gene encoding probable carbohydrate esterase At4g34215 yields the protein MVSRKTMIPYLLLVLLAHARWVSTADLANCSLVKNIFILAGQSNISGRGGVINHSNRPGVANETWDGVIPHECEANPSILRLSGGLRWVEAQEPLHKDIDVNNTCGIGPGMPFANTVLKRDPSVGVIGLVPCAVGGTSITEWAPGGFLYKQMIKRTKAASRCGGRVRALLWYQGESDTKTLEDAKMYKRRLESFFKHVRHDLQLPTLPVIQVGLATALGPYMELVRKAQREINVGNVRYVDAKGLQVGPDYVHLTTAAQIQLGQMLADAFLRI from the exons ATGGTTTCCAGAAAAACAATGATCCCTTATCTTTTATTGGTGCTTTTAGCACACGCCAGATGGGTAAGCACAGCAGATCTAGCAAATTGTTCACTAGTTAAAAACATATTCATTTTAGCCGGGCAAAGCAACATTTCCGGTCGAGGCGGCGTGATTAATCACTCTAACCGCCCCGGCGTGGCTAATGAGACGTGGGATGGTGTCATCCCACATGAATGCGAGGCCAACCCATCAATCCTCCGACTCAGCGGAGGACTTAGATGGGTTGAGGCTCAAGAACCCCTTCACAAAGACATAGATGTAAACAACACTTGTGGGATTGGTCCAGGGATGCCATTTGCCAATACAGTTTTGAAGAGGGATCCAAGTGTTGGAGTGATTGGGTTGGTTCCTTGTGCTGTTGGAGGAACGAGTATTACCGAGTGGGCTCCTGGGGGTTTTCTTTACAAGCAGATGATAAAGAGAACAAAGGCGGCCAGTCGATGCGGCGGAAGGGTAAGGGCATTATTGTGGTACCAAGGTGAGAGTGATACAAAGACACTTGAGGATGCCAAAATGTATAAGCGCAGATTGGAGAGCTTCTTCAAGCATGTGCGCCATGATCTGCAATTACCTACTCTCCCTGTGATTCAG GTGGGATTGGCAACAGCACTAGGGCCATACATGGAGTTGGTGAGGAAAGCTCAGCGAGAAATTAATGTTGGGAACGTGAGATATGTGGATGCCAAAGGGCTCCAGGTTGGGCCAGATTATGTGCACCTTACAACTGCTGCACAAATTCAGCTTGGACAGATGCTCGCTGATGCCTTCCTTCGCATTTAG